The following proteins are co-located in the Legionella busanensis genome:
- a CDS encoding DUF4949 domain-containing protein, producing the protein MRLKIISTILSLTLSQLIFASPTEKPNTCPSVSALQAVNVSDIIKADRHWYGFVKSNNYGTNDQWSFVIGEFSATNKNDAKQQILRAVNSLNFESGPSPFEIQGQESWICAYKDDSGHHAVTVTPILPFFRAWMTHH; encoded by the coding sequence ATGAGATTAAAAATTATAAGTACAATTCTTTCTCTAACTTTATCCCAATTGATTTTTGCCTCACCAACTGAGAAACCAAATACCTGCCCGTCAGTATCTGCATTACAAGCTGTTAATGTTTCTGATATTATAAAAGCAGACCGCCACTGGTATGGATTCGTTAAATCTAATAATTACGGTACTAATGACCAGTGGTCTTTTGTTATTGGCGAGTTTAGTGCAACTAATAAAAATGACGCAAAACAACAAATATTGCGTGCTGTAAACTCTTTAAATTTTGAATCAGGCCCATCACCTTTTGAAATTCAAGGTCAAGAAAGTTGGATTTGCGCTTACAAAGACGACTCTGGACACCATGCTGTTACCGTCACACCAATCCTGCCTTTTTTCCGCGCATGGATGACTCACCATTAA
- a CDS encoding peptidylprolyl isomerase translates to MFIISTSKGDIHLELHHETTPNTVQNFLNYVRSGFYKDTIFHRVIPGFMIQGGGLTADMTTKPTEQPIQNEAKNAKPNNRGTIAMARTSDPHSATVQFFINLVDNKFLNFQSENAQGYGYCVFGEVVEGMDIVDEIAKVKTGNHQGHADVPVDKITINEIKEV, encoded by the coding sequence ATGTTCATTATTTCTACTTCCAAAGGTGATATTCATCTGGAGCTTCATCATGAAACAACACCTAATACCGTACAAAATTTTCTTAATTATGTTCGCTCAGGCTTTTATAAGGACACGATATTTCATCGCGTTATTCCCGGTTTTATGATTCAAGGTGGCGGTTTAACAGCGGATATGACAACAAAACCTACTGAACAACCAATACAAAACGAAGCTAAAAATGCCAAGCCAAATAATAGAGGCACAATTGCCATGGCAAGAACATCAGATCCTCATTCAGCAACAGTACAATTTTTTATTAACCTAGTGGATAACAAATTCCTTAATTTTCAAAGCGAAAATGCGCAGGGATATGGCTACTGTGTATTTGGCGAAGTGGTTGAAGGCATGGATATCGTTGATGAAATTGCTAAAGTAAAAACTGGAAACCACCAAGGTCATGCAGATGTTCCTGTTGATAAAATCACTATTAATGAAATCAAAGAAGTGTAA
- the tgt gene encoding tRNA guanosine(34) transglycosylase Tgt encodes MTRFTCQVLHNHQHTKARITKIKTAHGDFITPTFMPVGTRAGVNNMTIPELTAAGSQIILGGNTYHMLCAPGMDIIKQAGGMHPFMGWHGPMLTDSGGFQVFSLSKNKEICTIDEEGAHFKLPRVERIIHMTPEMSLATQKIIGADIIMAFDQCTPDDCSRDEVQRIMTRTHRWLKQSLNYHQEHPNSIYGFPQALFGIVQGSIHQDLRRESAQYVASMNTDGIAIGGETIGFDMVKTVEVIRWVREFLPENKPRYTMGVGMSPQDLLDVVAEGIDMFDCVAPTRNARHGALYCGEVIKENNWLRFASDYTNHRLQIKKASFADDLSPVMPTCTCYTCKNYSRAALHHLFKQRSNLFTALASIHNIHVMHDVCAKMRDLIASNV; translated from the coding sequence ATGACAAGGTTTACCTGCCAAGTACTTCATAACCATCAACACACCAAGGCTCGGATTACGAAAATTAAAACGGCGCATGGTGACTTTATTACACCTACTTTCATGCCTGTAGGAACACGCGCTGGCGTAAATAACATGACAATACCAGAGTTAACTGCGGCTGGTAGTCAAATTATATTAGGGGGCAATACCTATCACATGCTTTGTGCGCCCGGCATGGACATTATTAAACAAGCCGGTGGTATGCATCCGTTCATGGGATGGCATGGACCTATGTTAACAGATAGTGGTGGGTTTCAAGTTTTTAGTTTATCTAAAAATAAAGAAATTTGTACCATTGATGAAGAAGGTGCTCATTTTAAATTACCCAGAGTAGAGCGCATCATTCATATGACGCCAGAAATGTCTTTGGCAACTCAAAAGATTATTGGTGCAGATATCATTATGGCATTTGATCAGTGTACGCCAGATGACTGTTCGCGTGATGAGGTGCAGCGTATTATGACACGAACGCATCGGTGGCTAAAGCAATCACTTAATTATCATCAGGAGCATCCAAATTCTATTTACGGTTTTCCGCAAGCTTTATTTGGTATAGTACAAGGCAGTATACATCAAGACTTGCGTCGAGAAAGCGCTCAATATGTGGCTTCTATGAATACAGATGGTATTGCTATTGGTGGTGAAACCATAGGCTTTGATATGGTAAAAACAGTAGAAGTTATCCGTTGGGTTAGAGAATTTCTTCCTGAAAATAAGCCACGCTATACCATGGGCGTTGGCATGTCTCCGCAGGATTTATTAGATGTGGTAGCTGAAGGCATTGATATGTTTGATTGTGTTGCGCCAACAAGGAATGCACGACATGGTGCTTTGTACTGCGGGGAAGTCATTAAAGAAAATAACTGGCTACGTTTTGCTAGTGACTACACTAATCATCGTTTGCAAATTAAAAAAGCTTCCTTTGCTGATGATTTGTCACCTGTGATGCCTACTTGCACCTGTTATACTTGTAAAAATTATTCTAGAGCGGCATTACATCATCTATTTAAGCAGCGATCAAATCTCTTTACAGCCTTAGCTAGCATTCATAATATTCACGTTATGCATGATGTTTGTGCTAAGATGCGCGATTTAATTGCGTCTAACGTTTAG
- a CDS encoding disulfide bond formation protein B: MTIYHYRYWQMLLFLVSLGVLAASLYFQYVRGLEPCPLCLMQRLCVILEVLLCLIALFVNSLRTQRIITVLQIIIALAGLYFAGRQLWLQSLPHDQIPACLPGLDVLMRYFPWRDIFHALLWGAADCAEVNWTLLGLSMPAWVVLYFIGMLSATVFLYINSKRKYIN; encoded by the coding sequence ATGACTATTTATCATTATCGTTATTGGCAAATGCTTCTTTTTTTAGTGAGTTTAGGCGTGTTAGCTGCCTCACTTTATTTTCAATACGTAAGAGGCCTAGAGCCATGTCCTCTATGTCTAATGCAAAGATTATGTGTTATCTTAGAGGTATTGCTATGTTTGATAGCCCTTTTTGTTAATTCATTACGCACGCAACGTATAATAACTGTGTTACAAATTATTATTGCGCTCGCCGGCTTATATTTTGCAGGTCGCCAACTTTGGCTACAATCACTGCCACATGATCAAATACCTGCTTGTTTACCAGGTCTTGATGTATTAATGCGTTACTTCCCTTGGCGTGATATTTTTCATGCTTTATTATGGGGCGCTGCTGATTGTGCAGAAGTCAATTGGACATTGCTAGGCTTATCTATGCCAGCTTGGGTTGTCTTATATTTTATTGGTATGCTTAGCGCTACTGTATTTCTTTATATAAATTCTAAACGAAAATATATAAACTAA
- a CDS encoding c-type cytochrome, which yields MRISLLILIGFMKWCFADNVNDFDRQQIIERIKPVGEVKIEETTPAANQKQAEQPTTQVAAKEEPGQATYEKYCATCHQNGLAGAPKFRNEADWKPRMAKKIEGLTASAIKGLNAMPPKGTCAECSEEDIKNAIEYMLSKS from the coding sequence ATGCGCATATCCCTATTAATTTTGATTGGGTTTATGAAATGGTGCTTTGCTGATAATGTTAATGATTTTGATCGACAGCAAATCATCGAGCGAATTAAACCTGTTGGTGAAGTTAAAATAGAAGAAACAACACCAGCTGCAAATCAAAAACAAGCAGAGCAACCTACAACTCAGGTCGCAGCTAAAGAAGAGCCGGGTCAAGCTACTTATGAAAAATATTGTGCCACTTGTCACCAAAATGGGTTGGCAGGGGCGCCGAAATTTCGTAACGAAGCAGATTGGAAACCGCGTATGGCAAAAAAAATAGAAGGCTTAACTGCTTCAGCCATCAAGGGCCTTAACGCTATGCCGCCAAAAGGAACATGTGCTGAATGTAGCGAAGAGGATATTAAAAATGCTATAGAATATATGTTATCTAAATCATGA
- a CDS encoding M15 family metallopeptidase: MNAENLIVLIAAPEVLAIPVKENHEALIDIKESTDILIGPSPEIPNNTDYTKMRREVFQRLLLAQPLLPQGLRFCLYEGYRSLSLQKTLFETRYKKLAKQHTNWSHQQLFNETIKLVSPVTNLDGSRNIPPHATGAAIDVYLVNAQGEAIDMGIHPKDWAEDTEALYSATVCPFISKNAQANRDLMSHALKKAGFINYPTEYWHWSYGDRYWAYISKHPYAIYNCI; encoded by the coding sequence ATGAATGCTGAAAACTTAATTGTGTTAATTGCTGCACCAGAAGTCCTAGCCATCCCGGTGAAAGAAAATCATGAAGCATTAATTGACATAAAAGAATCAACTGACATTTTAATTGGGCCCTCCCCCGAAATTCCTAATAACACTGATTATACTAAAATGAGACGGGAAGTTTTCCAACGTTTATTATTAGCGCAACCTTTATTACCACAAGGCTTACGGTTTTGTTTATACGAAGGCTATCGTAGTTTATCATTACAAAAAACGTTATTTGAAACACGTTATAAAAAATTAGCGAAACAACATACTAATTGGTCTCATCAGCAACTTTTTAACGAAACAATAAAGCTGGTTTCTCCAGTAACTAATCTTGATGGTAGTAGGAATATTCCGCCTCATGCCACAGGTGCCGCCATTGATGTTTACTTAGTAAACGCGCAAGGTGAAGCAATTGATATGGGAATCCATCCTAAAGACTGGGCTGAAGATACAGAGGCTTTATATTCTGCCACAGTATGCCCTTTCATTTCTAAAAATGCACAAGCAAACCGTGATTTAATGTCTCATGCTCTTAAGAAAGCAGGGTTTATTAATTATCCTACTGAATATTGGCATTGGTCATATGGTGACCGATATTGGGCGTATATTTCTAAACACCCATATGCTATATATAACTGCATTTAA
- a CDS encoding response regulator, which yields MPNSLIPTCYFPSTALFIDDSRDFLLNFVLQLDEWLAYRVFDSPFDALDYIHKKHNDLATIKRRCISRFTELSECTLSQKLNTLIHSEIYNPKRFNEISVVVVDYEMSDMNGIQFCQAIKHTPIKKILLVGKADEHAAINAFKAGLIDGYIYKSDPNIADLITYRIKHLQWQYFQDMSKSIYQELRLNAPTCLQDSGFISFFKKLCQEKDIVEFYLADDTGSFLLLDHDAQISFLILKSEADRIFYLEVARNHGVSEELIKLLTKGEMIPYRSLPKDKKNQDWLTNLLPANQLISDNRYWYSYSKEPLLLNIKKEQLLSYYQHLEEIDAEELLLL from the coding sequence ATGCCAAATTCTTTAATACCAACCTGTTATTTTCCGAGTACTGCCTTATTTATTGATGATAGCCGTGATTTTCTACTTAATTTTGTTTTGCAACTTGACGAATGGCTAGCTTATCGGGTTTTTGATTCTCCTTTTGACGCTTTAGATTATATTCATAAAAAACATAATGATTTAGCAACAATTAAAAGACGATGTATTAGCCGTTTTACAGAATTAAGTGAATGCACCCTGAGTCAAAAGCTAAACACCTTAATCCATTCAGAAATCTATAATCCTAAGCGTTTTAATGAAATTTCAGTCGTTGTCGTTGATTATGAAATGTCTGATATGAATGGTATACAATTTTGTCAGGCAATTAAACATACACCAATCAAAAAGATATTGCTGGTTGGTAAGGCCGATGAGCATGCAGCTATCAATGCATTTAAAGCTGGGCTCATTGATGGTTATATTTATAAGAGCGACCCAAATATTGCTGATCTAATAACTTATAGAATTAAACATTTGCAGTGGCAATATTTTCAAGATATGTCAAAGTCTATTTATCAAGAGTTAAGGTTAAATGCGCCAACTTGTTTACAAGATAGTGGTTTTATAAGTTTCTTTAAAAAATTATGTCAGGAAAAAGATATTGTTGAATTTTATTTGGCTGATGATACAGGTAGTTTTTTACTCCTTGATCATGATGCTCAGATTAGCTTTTTGATTTTAAAAAGTGAGGCAGATCGTATTTTTTATTTAGAAGTTGCTCGTAATCACGGGGTGAGTGAGGAATTAATTAAGTTATTAACTAAAGGTGAAATGATTCCTTATAGATCCCTACCTAAAGATAAAAAGAATCAAGATTGGTTAACAAATTTACTGCCAGCTAATCAGCTTATTTCTGATAATCGATATTGGTATTCATATAGTAAAGAGCCTTTATTATTAAATATCAAAAAAGAACAACTATTATCTTATTACCAGCATCTAGAGGAAATTGATGCGGAAGAATTACTACTTTTGTAG
- the hemC gene encoding hydroxymethylbilane synthase, giving the protein MPRNLLHIATRESPLALWQANFVASLIKAKQPDITIELLPLVTSGDKFSKGKLQSVGGKGLFVKELEEALLDKRADLAVHSMKDVPAELPAGLGLMAICKRENPFDVFISRTGCPLAELPAESIIGTASLRRQSQLLAYRPDLTVKVLRGNVNTRLNKLYSGEYDGIILAAAGLIRMDMEHIITEKLPDSWMLPACGQGALGIEARSDDEELVNIIQELNDSLTATCVYAEREVNRLLGGNCHVPLAVFCQESSKDNLLLRAKVLSLDGQTNIYEEQEGEKAQFLSLANQVVDKLLEKGARELLAMS; this is encoded by the coding sequence ATGCCTAGAAATTTATTGCACATTGCAACACGAGAAAGCCCACTTGCGCTTTGGCAAGCTAATTTTGTTGCTAGTTTAATTAAAGCTAAACAGCCAGATATCACCATTGAATTATTACCTTTGGTGACTTCCGGTGATAAATTTAGTAAAGGTAAACTACAAAGTGTAGGTGGCAAAGGTTTATTTGTTAAAGAGCTGGAGGAAGCTTTATTAGATAAGCGTGCTGATTTAGCTGTTCACTCTATGAAAGACGTCCCAGCTGAGTTACCCGCTGGTTTAGGATTAATGGCTATTTGTAAGCGTGAAAATCCATTTGATGTTTTTATTAGCCGTACTGGTTGCCCTTTAGCAGAACTTCCAGCTGAAAGTATTATTGGTACAGCGAGCTTAAGAAGGCAATCACAATTATTAGCTTATCGCCCGGATTTAACAGTGAAAGTTTTACGAGGTAATGTAAACACGCGTTTAAATAAATTATATAGTGGCGAGTATGACGGCATTATCCTTGCAGCAGCTGGTTTAATTCGCATGGATATGGAACATATTATTACGGAAAAACTACCCGACTCTTGGATGCTACCGGCATGTGGACAAGGCGCTTTAGGTATTGAGGCTCGTAGTGATGATGAAGAGCTCGTAAATATTATTCAAGAATTAAATGATTCTTTAACTGCAACTTGTGTTTATGCAGAACGAGAGGTTAATCGTTTATTAGGCGGTAATTGCCATGTCCCCCTGGCTGTTTTTTGTCAAGAGAGTAGCAAAGATAATTTATTATTGAGAGCTAAAGTTTTAAGCTTAGATGGTCAAACTAACATTTATGAAGAACAAGAAGGAGAAAAGGCTCAATTCCTCTCTTTAGCCAATCAAGTAGTCGATAAATTATTAGAAAAAGGGGCTCGTGAACTACTTGCTATGTCATGA
- a CDS encoding uroporphyrinogen-III synthase has protein sequence MINKLNHSSLQGLRVLNTRPIEQGKALSIAIHQAGGIALNCPALRIVPTKIEWLQALPNLDTVKHAIFTSVNAVNYAFKIFAEQKIVWPNHIEVTAVGKSTANQLIQHAITVKNIPITADSEHLLALPSLQHVNKDIILLFKGEGGRILIPQTLKARGAKLIELIVYRREVPLIDPTLLKTWWHNKTVDIILFTSQEAMQNIFSMFEEPAHSWLKNLPCLVISKRLAAAASSLGMQNIIISSPDTILEKLSQFNKGFTHE, from the coding sequence ATGATTAATAAATTAAATCACAGTTCATTGCAGGGTTTACGTGTTTTAAACACAAGACCTATTGAACAAGGTAAAGCTTTAAGCATAGCAATTCATCAGGCTGGTGGAATAGCACTAAACTGCCCTGCATTAAGGATTGTTCCTACTAAAATAGAATGGTTACAAGCCCTACCTAATTTAGATACAGTTAAACATGCTATTTTTACTAGCGTTAATGCTGTTAATTACGCTTTTAAAATATTTGCCGAACAAAAAATTGTTTGGCCTAATCACATTGAAGTAACAGCAGTAGGAAAAAGTACAGCAAATCAATTAATACAACATGCCATTACTGTTAAAAATATTCCTATCACTGCTGATAGCGAGCATTTATTGGCCTTACCTTCATTACAACATGTTAATAAAGATATTATTCTCTTATTTAAAGGTGAAGGTGGTCGCATATTAATTCCTCAAACTCTAAAAGCACGTGGCGCAAAATTAATTGAACTGATAGTCTATCGACGTGAAGTACCTTTAATAGATCCAACGCTTTTAAAAACATGGTGGCATAATAAAACGGTGGATATTATACTGTTTACAAGTCAAGAAGCGATGCAAAATATCTTTTCTATGTTTGAGGAACCAGCTCATTCTTGGCTTAAGAATTTACCTTGCTTAGTGATTAGTAAGCGCTTAGCGGCCGCCGCATCTTCATTAGGTATGCAAAATATTATAATTAGTAGCCCTGACACTATATTAGAGAAACTCAGTCAATTTAACAAAGGATTTACTCATGAATAA
- a CDS encoding uroporphyrinogen-III C-methyltransferase: protein MNNNEELNQSSLKAEKPISKSTKVNETVTSKNNGVRNINGWHIGLLVLTLISLLLAALSFYQNSQLKAFQIQQQIDMADQIRILKSQLQKNSLLINTRTKKFQNLQNNLTNHINKLDNSLQNALKQRFFQNQDWLLLKARYYLELVQLNAHWGEDQQTTAALLQQADQVLQDIPEQQLFSVRQAIAQEISKIKALPNVDTAGLLSQLDAAQSMVMQLPLQQSLINSQQTTSTPTTDNSGWRGQFNNSLSYLKKLVVVRRHEGAAQPIYSPLHQSLLREVIRMNLQEAQWAVLQKNTKVYEQALNQAITAIKNTFDQGAANTQALLKNLQQLQQQKLDYPKPIVDKPLVLLNQYIETRTRPTIPTVAPAPASATGGEQ from the coding sequence ATGAATAATAATGAGGAACTAAATCAATCGTCTTTAAAAGCAGAAAAACCCATAAGTAAGTCTACTAAGGTTAATGAAACTGTAACCTCTAAAAACAATGGTGTTCGTAATATTAATGGGTGGCACATTGGCTTACTTGTTTTAACATTAATTTCTTTATTATTAGCCGCACTTTCTTTTTATCAAAATTCGCAATTAAAAGCCTTCCAGATTCAACAACAAATCGATATGGCTGATCAAATTAGAATACTGAAAAGCCAATTACAAAAAAATTCCCTACTTATTAATACCCGTACTAAAAAATTCCAAAACTTACAAAATAATTTAACTAATCATATAAATAAATTGGATAATAGCTTGCAGAATGCGCTAAAACAGCGCTTTTTTCAAAATCAAGATTGGTTGCTTTTAAAAGCACGCTATTATTTAGAATTAGTACAATTAAATGCCCATTGGGGAGAAGATCAACAAACAACAGCCGCATTATTACAACAAGCTGATCAGGTTTTACAAGATATACCTGAACAACAGTTATTTTCAGTTAGACAAGCTATAGCGCAAGAAATTAGTAAGATAAAAGCGTTACCAAATGTTGACACAGCAGGCCTGTTAAGCCAACTTGATGCGGCTCAATCAATGGTTATGCAATTACCATTGCAACAAAGTTTAATTAATAGTCAGCAAACTACTTCAACCCCTACGACAGATAATTCTGGTTGGCGAGGCCAGTTTAATAATAGTTTGTCGTATTTGAAAAAATTAGTTGTAGTGCGTCGGCACGAAGGCGCTGCTCAGCCAATTTATTCACCTCTCCACCAATCTTTATTGCGTGAAGTCATTCGTATGAATCTGCAAGAAGCACAATGGGCTGTCTTACAAAAAAATACAAAAGTATATGAGCAAGCGTTAAATCAAGCTATAACAGCAATAAAAAACACCTTTGATCAAGGCGCAGCTAATACACAAGCACTTCTTAAAAACTTACAACAGTTACAACAACAGAAATTAGATTATCCCAAACCGATCGTTGATAAACCCTTAGTGCTTCTTAACCAATATATTGAAACTAGAACAAGGCCCACTATTCCTACTGTAGCACCTGCTCCAGCCTCTGCTACAGGAGGAGAACAATGA
- a CDS encoding heme biosynthesis HemY N-terminal domain-containing protein, translated as MIRLLSIIIVLILAIWLGIQLSHDPGYLLIALNHWTVETTLGVAIIGLLLSFILFHFILLLISRLGHFPERYHRWKTKRRTQKAQAKTRQGLIEFSEGYWQSAKNHLIKALPDTDAPLLNYLTAARAAQELGDYQLRDKYLREAQQSMPEAKVAVELTQAQLQLANQQWEQALATLRHLQSLTPHHPYVLKLLMYLYQEVRDWPQLISILPELKRNQIVTGDNFERLRQHTYLQAMSDLIKFSQTDALETLVQQLPKPLKNDPELMACYCRYLLQKQQYELAEAILRRCLRKQYDDKLVSLYGQFYINEEQLKFAESLLKKYPNSAVLYVCLGRLSSSNHLWGKARSYIEKSLSLIPTPDAYIEIGKLHERFGEQLQACKAYREGLQLAQKNTEEQFNYNRDLFKLPSVL; from the coding sequence ATTATTCGCCTTTTATCCATTATTATTGTTCTTATATTAGCTATTTGGCTAGGTATCCAACTAAGTCATGATCCAGGTTATTTATTGATTGCTCTTAATCACTGGACAGTAGAAACAACATTAGGTGTGGCGATTATAGGCTTATTATTAAGTTTTATCTTATTCCATTTTATCTTACTTTTAATAAGTCGCCTTGGCCATTTTCCAGAGCGTTATCATCGCTGGAAAACTAAGCGTCGTACACAAAAAGCACAAGCTAAAACTCGCCAAGGTTTAATCGAGTTTAGTGAAGGTTATTGGCAGTCTGCTAAAAACCATTTAATTAAAGCCCTACCCGATACTGACGCGCCCCTCTTAAATTATTTAACCGCTGCGCGTGCGGCTCAAGAATTAGGGGACTATCAATTAAGGGACAAATATTTACGTGAAGCACAACAATCCATGCCTGAAGCAAAAGTAGCTGTCGAATTAACTCAAGCGCAATTGCAATTAGCTAACCAACAATGGGAACAAGCTCTAGCTACTTTAAGGCACTTACAAAGCCTAACCCCACATCATCCTTATGTATTAAAATTATTAATGTATCTTTATCAAGAAGTCCGTGATTGGCCTCAACTAATTAGTATTTTACCTGAATTAAAGCGCAACCAAATAGTAACTGGCGACAATTTTGAGCGTCTGCGACAACACACCTATTTGCAAGCCATGTCTGATTTAATTAAATTTTCCCAAACTGATGCGCTAGAAACACTAGTTCAACAATTGCCAAAACCACTAAAAAACGATCCAGAATTGATGGCTTGTTATTGTAGGTATTTATTACAGAAACAGCAGTATGAATTAGCGGAAGCAATTTTAAGACGTTGTTTGCGAAAGCAGTATGACGATAAATTAGTGTCATTATATGGCCAATTTTATATCAATGAAGAGCAATTAAAATTTGCAGAATCACTACTAAAAAAATATCCTAACTCAGCTGTTTTATATGTATGTTTGGGCCGCCTTAGCTCATCTAATCATTTATGGGGCAAAGCAAGAAGCTATATTGAAAAAAGCTTATCTTTAATACCTACTCCAGACGCTTATATTGAGATAGGTAAATTGCATGAACGATTTGGAGAGCAATTGCAAGCCTGCAAAGCTTATCGTGAAGGGCTACAATTAGCACAAAAAAATACTGAAGAACAATTTAACTATAACCGCGATCTCTTTAAACTACCTTCCGTATTATAG